Below is a genomic region from Fundulus heteroclitus isolate FHET01 chromosome 5, MU-UCD_Fhet_4.1, whole genome shotgun sequence.
atttaaagaatatgctttcattctgcgataaaaggaaatagatacggatagataccgatcataactgtacattttgttttcacagactaagcACGCCTCATAATGAGGCAGTTACCTCCTATCTGCTCGGAGCAATAACTGCAAGCCTCGATTTACACTATATTGATAAAGACGACGTTGTGTGTAAgggacttgttttactgtttctcccttgtttttaatgttactgtgacttgcgtttggtttttattcataccactctcatttatttgttttccagccgcctgtGAGACGTATTACgagacggtacgcaggagcTTCAGATATACGCAGCCAGAGAACTCAATGCGGGCGGAAGCTGCCAAGAattcagctcggagtcgagcgagaagaaagagggtaagactttatttggtgactatttttcaggtgcattgatagatgtgttgtgtccatacgcagtgcatcccatcgcataatactgattcattgttttgttttttacagctgcaggaATCGAGGCAGAGCGTGCTAGCTGATGAGGAAGTGGAACTCTGGATGTCCGCCACCGTCGACCTCATGTCTGACGAGGAAGATGGCGTCGTTGgcggggtctctggatggattgtaccgccgtcatttcgtaggccggatctctctgaactctgtgtgaagctgcagtcccggttagaggcgactcCGAAGTACAAAGCCATGCACAgcaggcgtctgcacatcggacctgcctcggaaagaacgccgccagcagttgcctacaaccccgaggaggcgcacggacagttcacggagttgtagttttttggatacgcatgtgtgggaagatcctcgcgttgtatatagttgtgtgtgtgtgtgtgtttttaataaagctctttctttgcataaacatcttcctggcaaatgttaatttcctgtataaattcattcatgtccttgaagGTAGCCTAAtgatagtgtagtagcctacataagataacatgaatatacagcaatatatatatatatatatatatatatatatatatatatatatatatatatatatatatatatatatatatatatatatataataaaccaaccaaccaatcacgagtgattttactagtttgaaaataatggtttcagccaatactgagtaagaACATTCTGGCCTgccctggccacgtgtggttttgctgccaatcaggagcgattttacttatttaaaaatagtggtttcagccaatactgagtaggttattcatgccagacctggccagccgcgcgggttcgctgcattcatatgctaattagggccattagtgcagctgatcgctctccacatacgtcagagtccggttccgacaatttgtggcactgaaaacGGCGACAAgcacgggttgcaaattgtcgttaactgccgaaaattagggagatctgcggtagtttacggggacgaaaatctcacttttcatgcagtgtctgtcttctctaagccccagtgggtggaggcagatgagcgttcacactgagcctggttctggttctgctggaggttctcctccctgttaaaggggagttttcctctccactgtcgcttcatgcatgctcagtatgagggattgctgcaaagccatcaacaatgcagacgactgtccactgtggctctacgctctttcaggaggagtgaatgctgcttggagagacttgatgcaacctgctgggtttccttagagaggaaactttctcaccaacctggaggatctgatggagtctgactttggaaagagccttgagatgatgtgttgtgaattggtgctatataaataaactcttATTGAATTGTTTCTTCTTTGAACGGCTTTGTGAACGACACAGAAGTAAAGAAATCTCTGGTTTGCTGTCGTTTGGAAACACTGCCATGAACCAGATGAGAATCAGAGAtatttcacactgcaaaaagggaactaaaagtgagtaaaatgttcttgaaatgaatgtactTGCTCTTGATTTGAGTTGGTAAGTCTATGGTGTGAgataactgtcaataaaacTATGTGTCATCTGTGAGAATACAAGTCCTGATATCTTTTTGGTCTTCTTCTGGTGTAATGGGGGTTGGTGAACAACTTTCaggtgcattactgccaccaactggaAGGTGTGTAACAGCTTTCTCAGGGGTTGTAGATTCATACTCATAAATGTGTGACTTTCATACAGTTGCAAAGTTGTGTCTTTGCAATTTGTATTCATAACCTCTAAATTTGTATTCTcacagatgaaacatctgatgtcTCATGTATGAGTCGACaaggaacaaatacaaatctgtaaTTAATTCACGTTTACTgacttacatttacaaattcaCACACCTCCGCACA
It encodes:
- the LOC118563235 gene encoding uncharacterized protein C14orf93-like, producing MRAEAAKNSARSRARRKRLQESRQSVLADEEVELWMSATVDLMSDEEDGVVGGVSGWIVPPSFRRPDLSELCVKLQSRLEATPKYKAMHSRRLHIGPASERTPPAVAYNPEEAHGQFTEL